The window CGCCGAGGTCCCGGAACTCGTCGACGCTCTCGCGGACCACGTCGCCGGACTGCGTGCCGCCGGGCAGCTGCCGCCGCCGCGCAAGAAGCGCCGCACGCGCCGGAAGACGACCTCCTAGTCCCGGAAGCCTCACGCGCCTGTCTCAACCTGTCGAATCTGTTCTCGAGGGCATCCCGCGACCTGCGGAGACGATGACCCCGTCCAGACAGAATCGACAGGTTGAGACAGGCGCTTCCGGCATCAGGCGCATGCACTCCTGAATTCGTGGGAGCAGGCGAGCGCCTATGATGGCGGGGAACACCGACTGACCCACTTTTCCGGAAGGACCAGCGCCCGCTGTGACTGACCAGTCCACCCCTTTCCTGTCTGTGCCCACCCGTCGCCCGCGCCGCCTGCGCTCGAACCCGGCGATGCGTGAGCTCGTCGCGGAGACGGCTCTGCGCCCGGCGGATCTCATCCTGCCGATGTTCATCGCCGACGGCATCGACGCCCCGCGTGCGATCTCCTCGATGCCGGGCGTGCAGCAGCACACCCTGGACTCCCTCAAGCGCGCCGCCCACGAGGCCCTCGAGGCCGGGGTGCGTTGCGTTGACCTGTTCGGCGTGCCGCTCGACGAGGACAAGGACGCCGACGGCACCCCCTCCTGCCGGGAGGACGGCGTGCTCAACCGCGCGCTGGTCGCCATGCGTGAGGAGTTCGGCGATGACCTGCTGCTCATGGCGGACACCTGCCTCGACGAGTTCACCGACCACGGCCACTGCGGTGTCGTGCGGGAGGACAGGTGGGGGCGGGCGGTCGTCGACAATGACGTCACGCTGGACCTCTACCAGAAGATGGCGGTCGCGCAGGCCGACGCCGGCGCCCACATCGTCAGCCCCTCCGGCATGATGGACGGCCAGATCCTGGCCATCCGTGAGGCTCTCGACGCCGCCGGCCACGAGGACGTCTCGATCATGGCCTACTCCGCGAAGTACGCCTCCGCGTTCTACGGCCCGTTCCGCGAGGCCGTCGGCTCCTCCCTCGAGGGGGACCGCCGCACCTACCAGCAGGACCCGGCGAACCTCCGGGAGTCGCTGCTCGAGGCGGAGCTCGACATCGACGAGGGCGCCGACTTCATCATGGTCAAGCCGGCGATGCCCTACCTCGACGTGCTCGCCGCCGTCGCCCAGATGTCCCCGGTCCCGGTCGCCGCGTACCAGGTGTCCGGCGAGTACGCGATGCTGCAGGCCGCGGCCGCCAACGGCTGGCTCGACCTGGAGGCCGTGATGATGGAGTCGCTGACCTCGATCAAGCGGGCCGGCGCGAACCAGATCCTCACCTACTTCGCGACGGACGCCGCCCGACTGCTGAACCGCTGATGACTGACGCCACCGACACTACTGGCACCACCGGCACCACCGGCACCGACAAGAAGCCGGAGACGGTCCGCCTCATGCTGCTGCTGTTCGCGGTGGCGGTCGGCGGGGAGATCATCCACCAGATCCTCAACGTCACCATCGGGTTCATGGACCCGTCCGCGCTCATCGCCACCGCGAAGGAGGCGATGAGTGAGGAGCAGCTGGCGGAGATCACCGACGGCCGTCTCCGGGCCACGGTCATCGCGTCGATGCTGCTGGCAGGTGGTTTCGGCATCGCCGTGATGGGACTGCTGGCGTTCATGCTGGTGCTCATCCACCGGCGTTCCAGCTACGCGGGCCTGGCCCGTCGCATGCTGCTGGTGTTCGGCTTCTACTTCGGCTTCCGCATCCTCATGCTCTTCATGGCCAGC of the Corynebacterium humireducens NBRC 106098 = DSM 45392 genome contains:
- the hemB gene encoding porphobilinogen synthase, which gives rise to MSVPTRRPRRLRSNPAMRELVAETALRPADLILPMFIADGIDAPRAISSMPGVQQHTLDSLKRAAHEALEAGVRCVDLFGVPLDEDKDADGTPSCREDGVLNRALVAMREEFGDDLLLMADTCLDEFTDHGHCGVVREDRWGRAVVDNDVTLDLYQKMAVAQADAGAHIVSPSGMMDGQILAIREALDAAGHEDVSIMAYSAKYASAFYGPFREAVGSSLEGDRRTYQQDPANLRESLLEAELDIDEGADFIMVKPAMPYLDVLAAVAQMSPVPVAAYQVSGEYAMLQAAAANGWLDLEAVMMESLTSIKRAGANQILTYFATDAARLLNR